In Drosophila yakuba strain Tai18E2 chromosome X, Prin_Dyak_Tai18E2_2.1, whole genome shotgun sequence, a single genomic region encodes these proteins:
- the LOC6539106 gene encoding uncharacterized protein LOC6539106 isoform X1, with translation MTPFDDFVYLINHVLLGEEPTIEDFILLVGTLVAFIAFILWCCFPIQPKQERGPHRQFTCKIIQNPIKAFDASTSTDDAPIPGGGSGIGSSMSNMQYNSSSGSGSYSKNGTVAMHNYYVKNGHHCCT, from the exons ATGACACCCTTTGATGACTTTGTCTATCTGATCAATCATGTGCTTCTGGGCGAGGAGCCG ACCATCGAAGACTTCATACTGCTGGTGGGCACCCTGGTGGCGTTTATAGCCTTTATCCTTTGGTGCTGCTTCCCCATACAACCAAAG CAGGAGCGTGGCCCCCATCGCCAATTCACCTGCAAGATTATTCAGAATCCCATTAAGGCCTTCGACGCCTCAACAAGCACCGACGACGCACCCATTCCGGGAGGTGGCTCCGGAATCGGCAGCTCCATGTCGAACATGCAGTACAatagcagcagtggcagcggaAGTTATAGCAAGAATGGCACTGTTGCCATGCACAATTACTACGTTAAGAACGGCCACCATTGCTGCACCTAA
- the LOC6539106 gene encoding uncharacterized protein LOC6539106 isoform X2, protein MTPFDDFVYLINHVLLGEEPTIEDFILLVGTLVAFIAFILWCCFPIQPKERGPHRQFTCKIIQNPIKAFDASTSTDDAPIPGGGSGIGSSMSNMQYNSSSGSGSYSKNGTVAMHNYYVKNGHHCCT, encoded by the exons ATGACACCCTTTGATGACTTTGTCTATCTGATCAATCATGTGCTTCTGGGCGAGGAGCCG ACCATCGAAGACTTCATACTGCTGGTGGGCACCCTGGTGGCGTTTATAGCCTTTATCCTTTGGTGCTGCTTCCCCATACAACCAAAG GAGCGTGGCCCCCATCGCCAATTCACCTGCAAGATTATTCAGAATCCCATTAAGGCCTTCGACGCCTCAACAAGCACCGACGACGCACCCATTCCGGGAGGTGGCTCCGGAATCGGCAGCTCCATGTCGAACATGCAGTACAatagcagcagtggcagcggaAGTTATAGCAAGAATGGCACTGTTGCCATGCACAATTACTACGTTAAGAACGGCCACCATTGCTGCACCTAA
- the LOC6539105 gene encoding FHA domain-containing protein DDL, with amino-acid sequence MSKRRNKEREQEEQRLCDEADSKMGERNLLKVKKTKQRAARESSSSSDSSKESKKSNHSILSPNKKQLRSGRRPRDSHDPQEKRPKQLAKPTEDVHEQRSKWDSPERSSSHRNSIRQRRKSWSRSRDRSERERDRDRERNRERDYNMQSSKERWQRSPAQRHRSKSSERKNRERDRQRRSPERRPVRHSQSPRVRGHHGGRDIGQRRQRNQRHDNRNKNEDDHYDWGKEVDEKVPAENDVPVDKEKPNFGLSGALTEDTNKLNGVVVKYSEPPEARKPKRRWRLYPFKGETALPTLHIHRQSCFLVGRDRKVVDLAVDHPSCSKQHAALQYRLVPFEREDGSHGKRVRLYLIDLDSANGTFLNNKKIDARKYYELMEKDVIKFGFSSREYVLLHENSKEDQEDDDVHIKDEPQDAPGGVANP; translated from the exons ATGAGCAAGCGACGCAACAAGGAGCGCGAACAGGAAGAGCAACGCCTCTGTGACGAGGCGGACAGTAAAATGGGCGAACGCAACTTACTCAAAGTGAAGAAAACCAAGCAAAGGGCGGCCCGCGAATCCTCCAGTTCATCAGATTCCTccaaagaaagcaaaaaatcGAATCACAGCATCCTGTCGCCTAATAAGAAGCAGCTGCGGTCCGGTAGGCGCCCGAGGGACTCCCATGATCCGCAGGAGAAACGCCCCAAACAGTTAGCAAAGCCGACGGAGGACGTACATGAACAGCGCTCTAAGTGGGACAGTCCGGAACGCAGCAGCTCCCATCGCAACAGTATAAGGCAGCGCCGGAAGAGCTGGAGTCGCTCAAGGGACCGAAGCGAGCGGGAGCGGGATAGGGACCGTGAGCGAAACCGTGAGCGGGACTATAATATGCAGTCCAGCAAGGAGCGCTGGCAGCGATCCCCTGCTCAGCGGCATCGTTCAAAAAGCAGCGAGCGCAAAAATCGGGAGCGTGATCGCCAGCGGAGGTCTCCAGAAAGGCGGCCAGTTCG CCATAGTCAAAGTCCACGAGTTCGGGGCCACCACGGCGGGCGAGATATTGGCCAGAGACGCCAGCGAAATCAGCGTCACGACAATCGCAACAAGAATGAGGATGATCACTATGATTGGGGAAAGGAAGTCGATGAAAAAGTACCGGCCGAAAATGACGTGCCGGTGGACAAGGAAAAGCCCAACTTCGGATTAAGTGGTGCGCTAACAGAGGACACCAATAAGTTAAACGGTGTGGTTGTTAAATACTCGGAGCCTCCGGAGGCACGCAAGCCTAAACGTCGTTGGAGATTATATCCGTTCAAGGGCGAAACAGCATTGCCCACGCTGCACATTCATCGGCAGAGTTGCTTTCTGGTTGGACGCGATCGAAAAGTGGTCGATCTAGCAGTGGATCATCCTAGTTGCTCTAAACAACACGCCGCCCTTCAATATCGTCTGGTGCCCTTCGAACGGGAAGATGGTAGTCACGGGAAACGCGTGCGATTGTACCTTATCGATCTGGATTCAGCCAACGGAACGTTTCTTAACAACAAGAAGATTGATGCCCGGAAGTACTACGAGCTAATGGAGAAGGACGTCATTAAATTCGGATTCAGTTCCCGCGAATATGTTTTGCTCCACGAAAACAGTAAAGAGGACCAGGAGGACGATGATGTGCATATCAAGGATGAGCCGCAGGATGCGCCTGGGGGAGTGGCGAATCCCTAG
- the LOC6539104 gene encoding uncharacterized protein LOC6539104, with protein sequence MRWQLAIMWLYVSAFATPVIKWRRQIVTPKHLMAPPLSPISQDKVVVTPQKLREVADLKAMIQKAVDENSYVVAAAPSQDFLATLGGNWRAPLSLPYSWTPPAFNLTILWPGFG encoded by the exons ATGAGATGGCAGTTGGCAATTATGTGGCTCTACGTCTCGGCGTTTGCAACACCTGTCATAAAATGGCGCCGTCAAATAGTGACGCCGAAGCACTTGATGGCTCCACCTTTGTCACCCATATCACAGGACAAAGTGGTGGTCACCCCGCAGAAGCTTCGAGAAGTGGCTGACTTGAAGGCCATGATCCAAAAGGCCGTCGACGAGAATTCTTACGTGGTGGCCGCTGCTCCATCACAG GATTTTCTGGCAACACTGGGTGGAAATTGGAGAGCACCTTTATCCTTGCCTTATTCCTGGACTCCGCCAGCCTTTAATCTTACCATACTTTGGCCTGGATTCGGCTAA
- the LOC6539098 gene encoding uncharacterized protein LOC6539098 isoform X3 → MVVAVVAADVVESNSSSSGVDNSTGTAVSPSFVGATQDTVVNNNYTDKDNTTTRAGQTALDDSVSCLPHSRDTQKNLIHKTLKINPSAGNINNITNNNMTDAAKGTTTTESSGSIEAIPTKSAVSQRNVDIKIERTTNMEAATQQLTKKVLKLDLGGKNLDEYSLKSPKSPIAARLPHQTSITSSVDVEDRKTLREALYQGIFHRHRRTIFAVGSFLRMLRSRNSQYNTIRSSSEGEDIDEYIKRRGSKLMRFPHLFDH, encoded by the exons atggttgttgctgttgtcgctgCCGACGTCGTTGAAAGCAACAGTAGCAGTAGCGGGGTCGACAACAGCACTGGTACCGCTGTGTCTCCATCATTTGTTGGTGCTACACAAGACACGGTGGTTAATAACAATTATACTGATAAGgacaacacaacaacaaggGCTGGACAGACGGCGCTAGATGACAGTGTTTCTTGTCTGCCGCATTCAAGGGATACTCAAAAGAACCTAATTCATAAGACGTTAAAAATCAACCCAAGTGCGGGCAACATTAATAACAtcacaaacaacaacatgaCGGATGCGGCCaaaggaacaacaacaacggaaTCGTCGGGGTCAATAGAGGCCATTCCCACCAAAAGTGCCGTCAGCCAGCGAAACGTGGATATCAAGATAGAAAGGACCACTAACATGGAAGCGGCCACCCAACAGCTAACCAAGAAGGTGCTCAAACTAGATCTTGGCGGCAAGAACCTCGACGAATACTCACTTAAATCGCCCAAGTCACCGATAGCTG CACGGTTGCCGCATCAAACGTCGATAACGTCATCGGTGGATGTAGAGGACAGGAAGACATTACGAGAGGCCTTATACCAGGGTATATTTCATCGGCACCGCCGTACTATTTTTGCCGTGGGCAGTTTTCTGCGTATGCTGCGCAGCCGTAACTcacaatacaatacaatacgCAGCTCTTCGGAAGGCGAGGACATCGATGAG TACATTAAGAGGCGCGGTTCGAAGCTTATGCGATTTCCGCACCTTTTCGACCATTAA
- the LOC6539098 gene encoding uncharacterized protein LOC6539098 isoform X1, which produces MVVAVVAADVVESNSSSSGVDNSTGTAVSPSFVGATQDTVVNNNYTDKDNTTTRAGQTALDDSVSCLPHSRDTQKNLIHKTLKINPSAGNINNITNNNMTDAAKGTTTTESSGSIEAIPTKSAVSQRNVDIKIERTTNMEAATQQLTKKVLKLDLGGKNLDEYSLKSPKSPIAARLPHQTSITSSVDVEDRKTLREALYQGIFHRHRRTIFAVGSFLRMLRSRNSQYNTIRSSSEGEDIDEQPKHHPQELEQSLENLQPPGQEVTTIYATSSSGQQGQSDSL; this is translated from the exons atggttgttgctgttgtcgctgCCGACGTCGTTGAAAGCAACAGTAGCAGTAGCGGGGTCGACAACAGCACTGGTACCGCTGTGTCTCCATCATTTGTTGGTGCTACACAAGACACGGTGGTTAATAACAATTATACTGATAAGgacaacacaacaacaaggGCTGGACAGACGGCGCTAGATGACAGTGTTTCTTGTCTGCCGCATTCAAGGGATACTCAAAAGAACCTAATTCATAAGACGTTAAAAATCAACCCAAGTGCGGGCAACATTAATAACAtcacaaacaacaacatgaCGGATGCGGCCaaaggaacaacaacaacggaaTCGTCGGGGTCAATAGAGGCCATTCCCACCAAAAGTGCCGTCAGCCAGCGAAACGTGGATATCAAGATAGAAAGGACCACTAACATGGAAGCGGCCACCCAACAGCTAACCAAGAAGGTGCTCAAACTAGATCTTGGCGGCAAGAACCTCGACGAATACTCACTTAAATCGCCCAAGTCACCGATAGCTG CACGGTTGCCGCATCAAACGTCGATAACGTCATCGGTGGATGTAGAGGACAGGAAGACATTACGAGAGGCCTTATACCAGGGTATATTTCATCGGCACCGCCGTACTATTTTTGCCGTGGGCAGTTTTCTGCGTATGCTGCGCAGCCGTAACTcacaatacaatacaatacgCAGCTCTTCGGAAGGCGAGGACATCGATGAG CAGCCGAAGCATCATCCGCAGGAGTTGGAACAGTCGCTAGAGAACCTCCAGCCGCCTGGCCAAGAAGTAACGACCATATACGCAACATCGTCATCTGGACAACAGGGACAATCGGATTCGCTTTAG
- the LOC6539098 gene encoding uncharacterized protein LOC6539098 isoform X2, which produces MVVAVVAADVVESNSSSSGVDNSTGTAVSPSFVGATQDTVVNNNYTDKDNTTTRAGQTALDDSVSCLPHSRDTQKNLIHKTLKINPSAGNINNITNNNMTDAAKGTTTTESSGSIEAIPTKSAVSQRNVDIKIERTTNMEAATQQLTKKVLKLDLGGKNLDEYSLKSPKSPIAARLPHQTSITSSVDVEDRKTLREALYQGIFHRHRRTIFAVGSFLRMLRSRNSQYNTIRSSSEGEDIDEPKHHPQELEQSLENLQPPGQEVTTIYATSSSGQQGQSDSL; this is translated from the exons atggttgttgctgttgtcgctgCCGACGTCGTTGAAAGCAACAGTAGCAGTAGCGGGGTCGACAACAGCACTGGTACCGCTGTGTCTCCATCATTTGTTGGTGCTACACAAGACACGGTGGTTAATAACAATTATACTGATAAGgacaacacaacaacaaggGCTGGACAGACGGCGCTAGATGACAGTGTTTCTTGTCTGCCGCATTCAAGGGATACTCAAAAGAACCTAATTCATAAGACGTTAAAAATCAACCCAAGTGCGGGCAACATTAATAACAtcacaaacaacaacatgaCGGATGCGGCCaaaggaacaacaacaacggaaTCGTCGGGGTCAATAGAGGCCATTCCCACCAAAAGTGCCGTCAGCCAGCGAAACGTGGATATCAAGATAGAAAGGACCACTAACATGGAAGCGGCCACCCAACAGCTAACCAAGAAGGTGCTCAAACTAGATCTTGGCGGCAAGAACCTCGACGAATACTCACTTAAATCGCCCAAGTCACCGATAGCTG CACGGTTGCCGCATCAAACGTCGATAACGTCATCGGTGGATGTAGAGGACAGGAAGACATTACGAGAGGCCTTATACCAGGGTATATTTCATCGGCACCGCCGTACTATTTTTGCCGTGGGCAGTTTTCTGCGTATGCTGCGCAGCCGTAACTcacaatacaatacaatacgCAGCTCTTCGGAAGGCGAGGACATCGATGAG CCGAAGCATCATCCGCAGGAGTTGGAACAGTCGCTAGAGAACCTCCAGCCGCCTGGCCAAGAAGTAACGACCATATACGCAACATCGTCATCTGGACAACAGGGACAATCGGATTCGCTTTAG
- the LOC6539097 gene encoding uncharacterized protein LOC6539097 translates to MCSSVGLVVEGVALGGGSQFFPRMTMKKEYNTKCFWPDRFCHEVANHYRDYKLQHHLQQQLGSGCVSRNLGHRRRKRIPSVKKSRVPALLASGYAQFRDVLPTHVHYFPRSDDTTYASRSRRSVCSGKPSDETYNDAVRRIRSAQSCEQLRHLVHRIPWGRNSKIGTSDEVPVASAHGSQTSDCGRLNYKININNRCAESPQQKLPVNFYGYLQLGSSYYERGLQANIKYLQSIGQRQRNTIRPATGLLFDEVQRDESPVQKLASRLVTLLKAKKKADDPGIWVNIRTVKQKDLAEKQCSDDNLDFNSELESNTADQLTSMCDYYKFDCTTSELDEPTIEHTLKTTQTAATSEAAVQVALTSADQRRLYEIIDNLSYLSIGENNCRRKQLTLTLPQITLTDCTAQQVALHSTSFDIVTLQIPNEARPPNLDLKAT, encoded by the exons ATGTGCTCCTCTGTCGGCTTGGTTGTAGAGGGCGTTGCGCTGGGCGGTGGAAGCCAGTTTTTTCCCCGGATGACCATGAAAAAAGAGTACAATACAAAGTGCTTTTGGCCGGATCGCTTTTGTCACGAAGTAGCCAACCACTATAGGGATTACAAGTTACAGCAccatttgcagcagcagcttggATCTGGATGTGTATCCCGAAATTTAGGACATCGGCGACGAAAGAGGATACCCTCGGTGAAAAAATCTCGGGTTCCCGCCTTATTAGCGTCAGGATATGCGCAGTTTCGCGATGTGTTGCCAACTCATGTGCACTACTTTCCCAG ATCCGACGATACTACGTATGCGTCCCGCAGCCGACGGTCAGTGTGCTCTGGTAAACCTTCGGACGAGACCTACAACGACGCCGTGCGTCGGATAAGAAGTGCTCAAAGCTGCGAGCAGCTACGTCACCTGGTCCACCGGATTCCATGGGGAAGGAACAGCAAAATCGGCACCAGTGATGAGGTGCCGGTGGCCTCAGCGCACGGAAGCCAAACCAGCGACTGTGGCCGTCTCAATTATAagataaatattaataaccGTTGCGCGGAAAGCCCACAACAGAAACTACCAGTGAATTTCTACGGTTATTTGCAACTGGGCAGCAGCTATTACGAACGGGGGTTGCAGGCTAACATAAAGTACCTGCAATCGATTGGCCAGCGACAGCGTAATACAATAAGGCCGGCGACGGGCTTACTCTTCGACGAAGTGCAGCGTGACGAGAGTCCGGTTCAAAAGTTGGCCAGTCGACTGGTGACGTTGCTCAAGGCCAAGAAAAAAGCGGACGACCCCGGCATTTGGGTGAACATAAGAACAGTGAAGCAAAAGGATCTAGCAGAAAAGCAATGCTCGGATGACAACTTGGACTTCAACTCAGAGCTGGAATCGAACACAGCTGATCAGCTTACTAGCATGTGTGATTATTATAAGTTCGATTGTACAACTTCAGAATTAGATGAACCAACTATAGAACACACATTAAAAACCACACAGACTGCAGCAACTAGCGAAGCTGCTGTCCAAGTCGCACTTACATCCGCCGACCAACGACGTCTCTATGAGATCATCGACAATCTAAGCTACCTGAGTATTGGGGAGAACAATTGCCGCAGGAAGCAACTGACACTGACCCTGCCCCAGATTACGCTCACTGACTGCACCGCTCAACAGGTGGCTCTACATAGCACCAGCTTCGACATTGTTACACTGCAGATACCCAATGAAGCCAGACCACCGAACCTTGATCTGAAAGCGACATAG